AAACCCGAGGACAACCGCTCAAGCGATTTCGACATCGCGTTGTCAGTGGACCGCAAGTTACGGGCGGCGTTCAGCGCAGCAATGATTTGGTTTATTCTAAGACCCATCTACAGCTCTCCGAGAGGAAATAATCAAAAACCAGGGCAGCACATACAACAATGCCACCAATCCAATTTTGACCAATCCCCCGGAAGCTGAAATGTTTTTCTTTCAAACTCTGCAACTAGAAAATGTAACGGTTAAGCCAGAATATACTTGAGGTCATATTCCGAAATTTTCGGGAGAGCGTAGGGAAAAAGGCTCATTTCCCACCTAACTATTTGAATCGATTTGGTTTGTTCGTTGTATTTAGCGAAGAATTTATGACCACAAAGAAGGATTACAAGATTTTGGGCGCCTCAAGGCTCAAGGCCTCGTAGTTCCCTGAGCAGAGTCTCCGGGGATGCGGCCCGCATGAGCGACTCTCCCACCAAAACGGCGTCCACCCCCGCCTCGATGAGTGGCTCAACCTCACTCCAGCCAAAAATGCCGCTCTCTGAAACAAAAACGATATCCTCGCTTGCCTCTCGCATCACAAGAGAATGGATGTGGAAGGTATGGTTTGTATCGAGGTCAAACGTTTTGAGATTGCGGTTGTTGACACCCACGATGCGGGAGCCGGAACGAAGAGTGCGCTCCACTTCTTCTTCATCGTAGATCTCGACCAGGGCGACCATGCCCAACTCCTCGGCCTGACAGCGGAGATCCTCAAGAGCAGATGGCTCAAGAATTGCGGCAATAAGTAGTATCGCGTCGGCCCCGGCCTCCCTGGCCTCGAAAACCTGGTAGGGGTCGAAGATAAATTCCTTGCGCATCACAGGAAGACTTACCGCCGAGCGGGTAGCACGAAGGTCGTCAATACTGCCCCGGAACTTGCGGCGCTCGGTTAGAACGGATATGGCGGCGGCCCCCCCCTCGGCATAGCGACGGGCTACATCAACGGGATCGGCCTCCTCGGCAATCGCTCCCTGGG
This sequence is a window from Nitrospinaceae bacterium. Protein-coding genes within it:
- the trpC gene encoding indole-3-glycerol phosphate synthase TrpC; this encodes MTLRTQTVLDGLVDGVKQDMAGDRGRRPLVELRSRCADMPETLDFENAIAKPAESEDGLIKVIAEVKRASPSQGAIAEEADPVDVARRYAEGGAAAISVLTERRKFRGSIDDLRATRSAVSLPVMRKEFIFDPYQVFEAREAGADAILLIAAILEPSALEDLRCQAEELGMVALVEIYDEEEVERTLRSGSRIVGVNNRNLKTFDLDTNHTFHIHSLVMREASEDIVFVSESGIFGWSEVEPLIEAGVDAVLVGESLMRAASPETLLRELRGLEP